Proteins encoded together in one Sulfoacidibacillus ferrooxidans window:
- the atpA gene encoding F0F1 ATP synthase subunit alpha, with protein MSIRPDEISALIRQQIEQFESQIQDYETGVVLQVGDGIARLYGLDNVMAGELIEFSNGVFGLAFNLEEDNVGVIVLGSVTGIKEGDKVRRTGRIAQVPVGPELLGRVVNPLGQPIDNLGPIDAKEYRALESPAPGVIDRKSVFEPMQTGIKAIDAMIPIGRGQRELIIGDRQTGKTAIAIDTILNQKGNGVKCVYVAVGQKQSTVAQVVETLRKHGAMEYTTVVAANASDPAPLLYLAPYAGCSIGEYFMYKGEHALIIYDDLTKQAAAYREMSLLLRRPPGREAFPGDVFYLHSRLLERAAKLSDARGGGSLTALPFIETQAGDISAYIPTNVISITDGQIFLESDLFFSGVRPAINVGASVSRVGSSAQYKAMKSVAGTLRLDLAQYRELQAFSQFGSDLDKATQLRLARGERTVEILKQGQYEPLSFEKQVVSIWTVVNGYVDDLEVNLVSSFEMQWLGYISSTYPQIFTAIETSKALSDETVALLKEAVAKFKATFVA; from the coding sequence TTGAGCATTCGACCAGATGAAATTAGCGCCCTGATTCGACAACAAATCGAACAGTTCGAATCTCAAATTCAAGATTACGAGACAGGCGTTGTACTTCAAGTAGGTGACGGCATTGCCCGTTTGTATGGACTTGACAACGTCATGGCAGGCGAACTGATTGAGTTTTCAAATGGAGTTTTTGGATTAGCCTTCAACCTTGAAGAAGACAATGTAGGGGTTATCGTTCTCGGTTCAGTAACGGGGATTAAAGAGGGTGACAAAGTTCGTAGGACCGGTCGGATTGCTCAGGTACCAGTAGGGCCTGAGTTACTTGGGCGGGTAGTAAACCCACTTGGACAACCGATCGACAATCTTGGCCCAATTGACGCCAAAGAGTACCGCGCACTCGAGTCGCCAGCACCTGGTGTCATTGATCGTAAGTCCGTTTTTGAACCGATGCAAACCGGAATTAAAGCCATTGATGCTATGATCCCGATTGGTCGTGGACAGCGCGAACTCATCATTGGCGATCGTCAAACTGGGAAGACTGCTATTGCCATTGATACGATCTTGAATCAGAAGGGCAATGGCGTAAAGTGCGTCTATGTGGCTGTAGGTCAAAAGCAATCGACAGTTGCACAAGTAGTAGAAACATTGCGCAAGCATGGCGCGATGGAATATACGACGGTAGTCGCAGCGAACGCATCAGATCCTGCTCCACTGCTCTATTTAGCCCCTTATGCTGGGTGTAGCATTGGTGAGTACTTCATGTATAAAGGCGAACACGCCTTGATTATTTATGATGATCTTACAAAACAGGCAGCTGCGTATCGTGAAATGTCCTTGTTGTTACGTCGTCCACCAGGTCGTGAAGCGTTCCCAGGAGATGTGTTTTATCTACACTCTCGTCTCTTAGAGCGTGCCGCAAAGTTATCTGATGCACGTGGTGGTGGATCGCTCACAGCGCTTCCATTTATCGAAACGCAAGCAGGGGATATTTCAGCTTACATTCCAACGAACGTGATTTCTATTACTGACGGGCAAATATTTTTAGAATCAGATCTATTCTTCTCAGGTGTGCGTCCTGCTATTAACGTTGGAGCATCTGTTTCTCGGGTCGGTAGTTCTGCACAGTACAAGGCGATGAAATCAGTTGCAGGTACACTTCGCTTAGACCTCGCACAATATCGGGAATTGCAAGCATTTTCTCAGTTTGGTTCGGACTTAGATAAAGCTACGCAACTGAGATTGGCACGCGGTGAGCGTACGGTAGAGATCTTAAAGCAGGGTCAGTACGAGCCGTTGTCCTTTGAAAAACAAGTGGTATCGATCTGGACTGTAGTAAACGGTTATGTGGATGACTTAGAAGTGAATCTAGTAAGTTCATTTGAAATGCAGTGGCTCGGATACATCAGTTCAACGTATCCACAAATTTTTACGGCGATTGAAACTTCCAAAGCACTCTCTGATGAGACCGTTGCGTTGCTAAAAGAAGCGGTGGCGAAGTTTAAGGCCACGTTTGTCGCCTAA
- the atpG gene encoding ATP synthase F1 subunit gamma has product MAQSPRDIRRRIKSVQNTAQITKAMEMVAAAKLRRVQEAVQLSKPYLEKMQEMLGDIAYSARFVKHPLLAVRPVRKTGYLVITSDRGLAGAYNANVLRRAVQEFRNKDKATYTIFSVGRKGRDFFSRQGYPLAGEVTGLPDSPTYLSISSLASDIVHAYGAQEFDELYMVYNEFINAVTQQTVVRKVLPLTDMGGGTATRKINFLYEPDEVALVQALLPKYAETLVYQAVLDAKASEHGARMTAMGNASDAASEMIDSLTLVLNRARQAAITTQIAEVVGGAEALK; this is encoded by the coding sequence GTGGCACAAAGCCCAAGAGATATACGGCGCCGCATTAAAAGCGTACAAAATACCGCACAAATCACGAAAGCCATGGAGATGGTTGCGGCAGCAAAGTTGCGCCGCGTGCAAGAAGCGGTGCAACTCTCTAAGCCTTATTTGGAAAAGATGCAAGAGATGCTCGGGGATATTGCTTACTCTGCTCGCTTTGTGAAGCATCCACTGCTCGCAGTGCGGCCGGTTCGCAAAACTGGGTATCTGGTCATCACGTCCGATCGGGGTTTAGCGGGTGCGTATAATGCAAACGTCTTACGCCGTGCAGTTCAAGAGTTTCGCAACAAGGACAAAGCCACGTATACTATTTTTTCAGTAGGGCGCAAAGGTCGCGACTTTTTTTCGCGACAAGGCTATCCTCTTGCAGGTGAAGTAACGGGATTACCGGATTCGCCGACTTATCTCAGTATTTCATCTTTAGCGTCGGATATTGTCCATGCTTACGGCGCGCAAGAATTTGACGAATTATACATGGTATACAACGAGTTTATCAATGCGGTAACGCAGCAGACCGTTGTGCGAAAAGTACTACCCTTAACCGATATGGGTGGGGGTACTGCAACAAGAAAAATTAATTTTCTCTATGAACCGGACGAAGTTGCCTTAGTGCAAGCATTGTTGCCAAAATATGCGGAAACGCTGGTTTATCAGGCTGTGCTAGATGCAAAAGCCAGTGAACATGGCGCTCGCATGACTGCGATGGGCAATGCATCCGATGCGGCAAGTGAAATGATCGACTCGTTAACCCTAGTGTTAAACCGAGCACGGCAAGCAGCCATTACGACGCAAATTGCAGAAGTCGTTGGTGGCGCCGAGGCCCTGAAGTGA
- the atpD gene encoding F0F1 ATP synthase subunit beta, translating into MNTGKVVQVMGPVVDVRFKSGQLPAINNALRVDIEGDVPVHLTLEVALHLGDNMLRTVAMSSTDGLVRGAEVVDTEKPIEVPVGEGTLGRIFNLLGEPIDEAGPVEVTERWGIHREAPAFADVSTKAEVFETGIKVVDLLAPYIKGGKVGLFGGAGVGKTVLIQELIHNIAKEHGGYSVFAGVGERTREGNDLYHEMKDSGVIDKTSMVFGQMNEPPGARLRVALSGLTIAEYFRDVEQRDVLFFIDNIFRFTQAGSEVSALLGRMPSAVGYQPTLATEMGQLQERIASTVKGSITSIQAIYVPADDYTDPAPANTFAHLDATTNLDRRISSMGLFPAVDPLASTSRALSPDIVGEEHYQVARGIQQVLQRYRELQDIIAILGMDELSDEDKMIVSRARKIQNFLSQPFFVGEQFTGIPGKYVPVKDTVRSFKEILEGKHDEIPESYFRYCGAIEEVLEKAAVDGYTS; encoded by the coding sequence TTGAACACAGGTAAAGTCGTGCAGGTGATGGGGCCCGTAGTAGACGTGCGTTTTAAAAGCGGGCAACTCCCTGCGATCAATAATGCGTTACGGGTGGACATCGAAGGCGATGTTCCCGTTCATTTAACGCTAGAAGTTGCTTTACATCTTGGTGATAACATGCTGCGTACAGTCGCCATGTCTTCTACTGATGGACTTGTACGCGGAGCAGAAGTTGTGGATACAGAAAAGCCGATTGAAGTACCCGTAGGTGAAGGTACACTTGGTCGCATCTTTAATCTACTTGGCGAGCCGATCGATGAAGCAGGCCCAGTAGAAGTGACAGAGCGTTGGGGAATCCATCGTGAGGCACCAGCGTTTGCTGATGTGAGTACAAAAGCAGAAGTGTTTGAAACAGGCATTAAGGTAGTCGACCTGTTGGCACCTTATATCAAAGGTGGTAAGGTTGGACTCTTTGGTGGTGCAGGTGTTGGTAAAACGGTATTGATTCAAGAGCTGATTCACAATATCGCAAAAGAGCATGGCGGCTATTCTGTATTTGCAGGGGTAGGCGAAAGAACACGCGAAGGTAATGACCTGTATCATGAAATGAAAGATTCAGGCGTTATCGATAAGACAAGCATGGTGTTCGGACAGATGAATGAACCACCGGGTGCACGTCTACGTGTTGCTTTAAGTGGACTTACGATCGCTGAATACTTTCGCGATGTGGAACAACGCGATGTATTGTTCTTTATCGACAACATTTTCCGATTCACTCAAGCAGGGTCTGAAGTGTCTGCATTACTTGGACGGATGCCATCTGCTGTAGGTTATCAACCAACGCTAGCAACAGAAATGGGTCAATTGCAAGAGCGTATCGCATCGACTGTAAAAGGATCGATTACTTCGATTCAAGCGATCTACGTACCTGCTGATGACTATACAGATCCAGCACCAGCTAATACATTTGCTCACTTAGATGCTACCACAAACCTTGATCGCAGGATTTCCTCCATGGGTCTTTTCCCAGCGGTGGATCCGCTTGCCTCAACATCGCGCGCATTGTCTCCGGACATCGTGGGTGAAGAGCACTATCAAGTGGCACGCGGCATTCAGCAAGTGCTACAACGCTATCGTGAACTGCAAGATATCATTGCTATTCTTGGGATGGACGAGTTAAGCGATGAGGATAAAATGATCGTGTCGCGCGCTCGTAAAATCCAAAACTTCTTGTCACAGCCATTCTTTGTCGGTGAACAGTTTACAGGGATTCCTGGTAAATATGTACCTGTTAAAGATACAGTTCGCAGCTTCAAAGAAATATTAGAAGGCAAACACGATGAGATTCCAGAGTCCTATTTCCGTTACTGTGGAGCAATTGAAGAAGTTTTGGAGAAAGCGGCTGTAGACGGCTATACGTCCTAA
- the atpC gene encoding ATP synthase F1 subunit epsilon has product MSTVPLQVVTPDRVVLNMEVHMLSLRGGGGELGILPRHTPLATTVKPGVIKVKLAEGEDFLSVSEGFLQVMPDRITLLVETAEIGSFLDLDRVRLAKERAEKRLAEHADDVQTERAKAALQRANHRTEAAELSVKHGEVIKHKLEGKSSN; this is encoded by the coding sequence TTGAGTACTGTACCGTTACAAGTCGTAACACCTGACCGCGTTGTGCTTAACATGGAGGTTCATATGCTGTCTTTGCGCGGAGGTGGTGGTGAGCTTGGTATTTTACCTCGCCATACACCACTTGCGACGACTGTAAAGCCTGGTGTGATCAAAGTGAAATTAGCAGAAGGAGAAGATTTCTTATCTGTTAGCGAAGGTTTTTTACAAGTGATGCCAGATCGCATCACACTTCTTGTAGAAACTGCTGAGATTGGTTCCTTTCTCGATCTCGATCGCGTTCGCCTTGCTAAAGAGCGCGCAGAAAAACGCTTGGCTGAACATGCAGACGATGTTCAGACCGAACGTGCAAAAGCCGCACTGCAACGAGCAAATCACAGGACTGAGGCAGCCGAGTTATCCGTGAAGCACGGCGAAGTCATTAAGCATAAACTTGAAGGTAAAAGTTCAAATTAA
- a CDS encoding NADH-quinone oxidoreductase subunit A translates to MGISFPSKGGAGVLYGNNFIFVLIFLALGTILPLSSLMVIGPLLRPHHPSRAKETTYESGLEPIGDARARFNVRYYLFALLFVIFDVEIVFLYPWAVEFRHLGTFGFVEMLMFILLLVIGLAYAWRKKVLEWK, encoded by the coding sequence ATGGGCATAAGCTTCCCAAGTAAAGGGGGTGCAGGTGTATTGTACGGCAATAATTTTATCTTTGTCCTTATCTTTCTTGCATTAGGAACCATTCTTCCACTTTCGTCGCTCATGGTGATTGGACCCTTGCTTCGTCCGCACCATCCTTCGCGCGCAAAAGAGACCACCTACGAGAGCGGTCTTGAGCCTATCGGCGATGCAAGAGCGCGTTTTAATGTGCGATATTACCTCTTTGCACTACTATTTGTCATCTTTGATGTCGAAATTGTCTTTTTGTATCCATGGGCCGTTGAATTTCGGCATCTCGGAACGTTTGGTTTTGTAGAGATGCTTATGTTCATCCTCCTACTCGTCATCGGTCTCGCTTATGCTTGGAGAAAGAAGGTGCTCGAATGGAAGTAA
- a CDS encoding NuoB/complex I 20 kDa subunit family protein, producing the protein MEVNPHVQLPMLEYEGFTKEESAELRRAGVVIGPLEQIKGWARSNSLWPLTFGLACCAIEMMGAGASHYDLDRFGIIFRASPRQSDVMIVAGTVTKKMGPLLRRLYDQMPEPKWVVSMGSCATAGGPYVRSYSVVKGVDQIVPVDVYIPGCPPSPVALIYGLNKLQEKIRIEASGKKVSS; encoded by the coding sequence ATGGAAGTAAATCCACATGTTCAATTGCCCATGCTCGAGTACGAAGGATTTACTAAGGAAGAGTCGGCAGAACTTCGCCGTGCAGGTGTGGTCATTGGACCGCTGGAACAGATCAAAGGATGGGCACGTAGCAACAGTCTGTGGCCGCTTACTTTTGGTCTCGCTTGTTGTGCCATAGAAATGATGGGAGCAGGAGCATCACACTATGATCTCGATCGTTTTGGGATCATTTTCCGCGCATCTCCAAGGCAGTCCGATGTCATGATCGTCGCAGGCACTGTGACTAAGAAAATGGGTCCTTTGTTACGTAGGCTCTACGATCAAATGCCCGAGCCAAAATGGGTCGTCTCGATGGGGTCGTGTGCAACAGCAGGCGGACCGTATGTGCGCTCTTATTCTGTTGTCAAAGGTGTCGATCAGATCGTACCAGTCGATGTGTACATCCCTGGCTGCCCGCCATCTCCAGTTGCATTGATCTATGGGCTCAATAAACTGCAGGAAAAAATCCGCATCGAGGCATCAGGAAAGAAGGTGTCGAGTTAA
- a CDS encoding NADH-quinone oxidoreductase subunit C, giving the protein MADDKREDIVQPEQSQEPSKDAPAKESNQGTGTDDVAVTTPPTGSTSETPVTKSATITSDTPKEKHAAEPAPATSPPAEKSESAAKPVVKATPAKAAKAPPPPDPRVEQAIKQGEGMKEAIEKKLGAGTVEEVTASKTIPILRIAAQKWREAMMFLRDDPDQQFDYVELFSGTDYKDYIEVVMYVHSMTHGTYISVKTRTPRDMPVLPSLTPVYSGVNWEEREVFDLLGVTFEGHPDLRRIMMWEGWDGYPLRKDYSEFQNMPQRGGEPR; this is encoded by the coding sequence ATGGCGGATGATAAAAGAGAAGACATCGTACAACCGGAACAATCACAAGAACCAAGTAAAGATGCACCTGCTAAAGAATCTAACCAAGGTACAGGGACAGATGATGTGGCAGTGACTACGCCACCAACAGGTTCAACCAGTGAGACACCAGTGACTAAGTCTGCGACCATTACTAGTGATACACCAAAGGAAAAGCATGCAGCAGAACCTGCACCAGCCACTTCACCACCAGCAGAAAAAAGTGAGAGTGCAGCTAAACCTGTTGTGAAGGCGACACCAGCAAAAGCTGCGAAAGCGCCACCACCGCCAGATCCACGTGTGGAGCAAGCTATCAAGCAAGGTGAAGGCATGAAAGAAGCGATCGAAAAGAAACTCGGAGCAGGTACAGTGGAAGAAGTAACGGCTAGCAAAACCATTCCGATCCTGCGTATAGCTGCACAAAAGTGGCGCGAGGCGATGATGTTTTTGCGCGATGATCCAGATCAGCAATTTGATTACGTTGAACTTTTTTCTGGAACAGATTATAAGGACTACATCGAGGTGGTCATGTATGTACACTCCATGACACACGGTACATACATCAGTGTGAAGACGAGAACACCTCGCGATATGCCTGTATTACCATCCCTTACTCCGGTGTATTCAGGAGTAAACTGGGAAGAGCGCGAAGTGTTTGATCTTCTTGGCGTGACGTTTGAAGGTCATCCTGATCTGCGGCGGATCATGATGTGGGAAGGTTGGGATGGATACCCACTGCGCAAAGATTATTCCGAGTTTCAAAACATGCCGCAACGGGGAGGTGAGCCTCGCTGA
- a CDS encoding NADH-quinone oxidoreductase subunit D encodes MSTDLRSEEMILNVGPQHPSTHGVFRLVVTLDGEQIVDADPVVGYLHRGTEKLAEGLQYTQIIPYTDRLDYIAAMLNNYALVHTVEYALDLEIPPRAEYLRIIVMELNRIASHLLFLGTYLLDLGAMSPFLYVFQERERIVQLFNEISGARLTYNYMRVGGVKWDATPEWIEKVRDFVPFMREKVKMYDKLISGNEIFLHRVRGIGVITQAEARDYSLSGINLRSTGINFDLRKNRPYGIYDQFDFDVVVGKNGDCYDRYYIHLEEIRQSIRIVEQAIAQVPDGPVIGKVPKMIRVPAGEYYTSIEGARGELGVYIVSEGKDKPYRLKLRRPSFVNLQILRKLLIGQSMGNLIAILGAVDIVLGEVDA; translated from the coding sequence ATGAGTACAGACCTTCGTTCAGAAGAAATGATCTTAAACGTTGGCCCTCAGCATCCGAGCACACATGGCGTGTTTCGTTTAGTCGTTACACTAGATGGTGAACAGATTGTCGATGCAGATCCAGTTGTTGGCTATTTGCATCGTGGAACGGAGAAGCTAGCTGAAGGATTGCAATATACGCAAATTATTCCTTATACCGATCGCTTAGATTATATTGCAGCGATGCTCAATAACTACGCACTTGTTCACACAGTCGAATATGCGCTCGATCTCGAGATCCCACCACGTGCAGAATATCTGCGTATCATCGTAATGGAACTTAACCGCATAGCATCACACTTGCTGTTTTTAGGGACCTATTTGCTCGATCTAGGTGCAATGAGCCCATTTCTTTACGTGTTTCAAGAACGCGAGCGTATCGTGCAGTTATTTAACGAGATATCTGGAGCCAGGTTGACCTACAACTACATGCGTGTAGGTGGTGTCAAATGGGATGCCACACCCGAGTGGATTGAAAAGGTGCGCGATTTTGTGCCATTCATGCGGGAAAAAGTAAAAATGTACGATAAACTCATCTCTGGCAATGAAATCTTTCTACATCGCGTACGTGGGATCGGGGTCATAACACAAGCTGAAGCGCGAGATTATTCACTATCAGGTATCAATCTTCGCTCGACAGGGATCAACTTTGACTTACGCAAAAATCGCCCATACGGCATTTATGATCAGTTTGACTTTGATGTCGTGGTTGGAAAAAATGGCGATTGTTACGACCGCTATTACATCCATCTAGAGGAGATTCGACAGTCCATTCGCATCGTCGAACAAGCCATTGCACAAGTTCCCGATGGTCCCGTGATAGGCAAGGTACCGAAAATGATCCGCGTACCAGCAGGAGAGTATTACACAAGCATCGAAGGTGCACGCGGAGAGCTCGGCGTCTACATCGTGTCAGAAGGCAAAGATAAACCATACCGACTCAAACTTCGTCGGCCATCTTTTGTCAACTTACAGATCTTGCGCAAATTATTGATTGGGCAAAGCATGGGCAATTTGATAGCGATCCTAGGAGCCGTGGACATTGTACTCGGGGAGGTCGACGCCTAG